Below is a genomic region from Camelus dromedarius isolate mCamDro1 chromosome 25, mCamDro1.pat, whole genome shotgun sequence.
ccTCCACTTCCTTTGCTGGCGTTCCTTCTGTCTCATTCTCTGTTCATGCTCgatctttttcctctctttaactCCATTATCTCCCTAAGTGTTCTTTCAATCTCCAATTTTTCCCCCCACTTTAAAATTCTTAGAATTCTCAAAATTCTTAAAACCAATCATTCCTGCCCTTAGAAGAAATCCATAGGTGACCCCATTGCTGAGCTCTACAGAGTGTTGCATCTTTAAATGTCTTCTTCGCACTTCTACTTGGttgtgtaatatatattttaattttaatacattcaaAGACaactcttaatttccttttcttatttggTTCCTTATGAAGTCTCTCCAATTTCAAAAAATGGTTTCATCATGCACCTGCTATTTAAACCAAAAGTCTAAGAATCatccttgatttatttttctcaaattcttgTATCTCATTTATCCACAAGTCCATATTTTCTACGTCCAACACACATTCCAAATTCATTACAGCTCTCCATTTTCTGCAAGCACTCCCCTAGTCAAAGCCATCATCATCTTTTGCTTATAACCAAATTCCCATATGAACTGgcccatttttttcctctccaaccTCAATTCACAGCACTGTCCCCTGTCACCCACACAACTTTGACTCCACTGGTCTTCTTCCTGTTCCTCCAGCAAGCCAAAGAGTCAAGCTCTTTGCCATCCTaagattttgctatttttttcctctgcctggaatgcatgCAATATTCATTCCCATCCCACTTTATCCCAAGTCTAACTCTACCTTATCCTACCAGACCCCCTGGATTTTTACCTCCCCTAAAACAGCCTACCACATACCTTATCACATCATTTTGCTTACGTTTCCTTTATAAAGCAAGTAAAAATTCTGTACTTACCTTATTTACCAGTTTGAAGTATTTCTCTCCCAACTAGAAGACAGGCATGATCAAAGCAGAAATCTGTCTTTTTAATACATGGCTGTGTCCTATGAACTAAAAGGAAGAATGTCTAATacacagtaagcattcaataaatattgttaaataacTGAGCGGATAATTAAGTGAATGACTGATGTCAAATTCCACTGTGATTccttaatcttttcatttttacccAAATGATTCTTCTTTAGTCATCAGTGATAGTTCAATAGTGATAGTTCAATAGCTAGTTACCTAAGACAAGTTTTCTTACTTTGTCCATTTACTTTTGACTCTGCCTGGAGTTATTAACAATTTGctttaataatgatgatgatgatggtgatgatggtgatgccTTGGGAAGCTAGTAGGAAAAGTAAAGGTTATGTTGCAGACATATGCAGAATATCTCCTGGATGATGTGGTCCGTAAACAGTGTCCACTCATCAATCATTCCTCTGCTTCCTGCAGCTGAATCTCCCAGGAGGCATCATCAGATCCTTTCAATCTTGAAGACTGACATGAAGTCCCTGTGGACTCTAACTCAATGGAAGATCAGGAGGGGTCCCTGACACTGAGATTTAAAAGCCCCACCCTCGGAACAAGATTAGAAAACTCACAGGTAAAGTAATACTTGTTGCAGTTTCTGGAAAGGAGCAGAACATGAAGGTAAGTAAAGGTTTtatttacttgagattttttttaagctattttatgAAAAGCTGAATTGATTTCTACCACTTTTATGTTTAGTAAGTGTTTTAGAGGCTCAAGGATGCTTAAacattatgcttttaaaaatatcagaatcACTTGATTTTACTAAGAAAAAGATTCACTTATTCACCCAATTCCTCATTTGagttaaataatgaaaataacgtatatctaaataattttttttaaagaaaaagagctCTGTGGATTAACTAGAAGATAAACTGGGGAACTCCCTTCTTCCCCACACACTGAGTGCTAAAACAGAACATAGCAAAAAGGAAGGGGCTTGTAATTGTCCAGGCCTCGAAGAAGGGATTGGAAGCTCCCGTAGGCACAGAAATAAATGACTTTCTGCCATTTTTTCCTGTAGGGATTCAGAAATCTGGTGGTAATAACCTTGGCTCTTTCCCTGGTGTTTTCTTTCATGGGAAATTCCAGCAGTGCTCCGCAGGTATTTGCAAATGCAATCAAATGCAAAGACGGGGGCTCGTGAATGTGCTGTGTACccactgttttccttccttccttctctctctctcttttttttttctttctctctttctttctttctttctttctttctttctttctttctttctttctttctttctttctttctttctttctttctttctttctttctttctttttctttctttctttctttttctttccttccttccttctttcctttcttccttccttctttcctttcttccttccttcctccctccctctctttcctccctctcttcctaccTTCcccccctctttccttccttcttttctctttccttctttcttcaccgttcttccttccctgccctttttttcttccctttctcccccctctccccccttTTTCCCCCAGTAGAAGTCTGGGCAGCAACGTGTTACTAACTGCTTCGCTCTTCTCCCCTGGTTGTAGAGATTCTTTGAGAGAAGGAACTGGACCCCTCAAGCTATGCTGTACCTGAAGGGCGCACGTATGTTGCAAATACTTGGCAGTTCCGACAGCAGTTAAAGGGCGATCCTTGGGGATGCGTGAACCCGTGGGATAGACAGGAAAGCTGTGGGGAGAGAATTTTATCGCGTTTGCTCCTGGTCGCAGTTAACCAAGGGACAAAGACAGCAGAGGATGGGGGCGGAAGCGGTGGCGCGGGAAGGGTGGAGGGGGAGACTGTGATTATTAGAAATCCTCCGCTCTAAACCGGAGGGTTGGAGGCACTTGCGCAAAGGAAGACACTGGGGTCCCTGGGGACACATTGGCGCGACTGGGAACAGAGGCCTCCGCCCCTAGAGCGCACTGGGCCGCCCGGGGGCGCGGGGCGCCTCTTCCCCCATCCGAACCCCGGCAGCCCCGCCGGCTCCCGGCCCGGGGACCCACGATCGGCCGGGCCGGGTGGGCGCTGAGCCCGTGTCTCGCCTTGGCAGAGGGGCGCCGCTTCATCTCCGACCACAGCCGGAGGAAGGACCTCTCCGACCGGCCGCCACCCGGTGAGTGCCCGCGCGGGAGCCTGGGGGCGCGGCCCGGCGACGGGGAGGGGGGCTCGCGGGCCGCCCCGGGGGGAGCCGGCCCCGCCTGCCCGGCTGGCGCCGGTGGGGCCCGGGCGGCGGGGACCGGGGCGGGGGGGCCGGGGCGGCTCCCCGAGCTCAGCTCGCTCGCCGATGCTCAGCCGGGTGCGCGGGGGTCCCCGGGGAGCTCTCCGCGGCCGGGCGCGGCCGGGGCTCCGCTCCCGGGTCGGGAGGGGTGAGAGCTGTGCGCCCGCCCCTAGAAATGTCTCCTCTTTAAGGCAGGGTCTTAACAAGATTTCTCTTAAACACTGCTGTTTTTGTCAGTGTTActatcgtcatcatcatcaccaaaaTAGTGACTTGCCTAAAAACTTCAAGCGCCCCTATCATATTACTGAAAAAAAGCCATCAAAAGGTTCAAAACCAGAGATAGTTAAGGGGGGGAGGGGGCTTAAGAATGGAACCAAGAactgttctttttcatgataaaCCTTTCCACGCCATTGGCTTAAAAAAATACCATTCATTTTGATAAACATTAGAGATCAAAATGGTAAAAAGGCAAAGTCCACTCATTTTGAAAAACGCCAGACACTATgttgggcacatagtaggtgcttatcACATTTTTGTTTACCTTCTCCAAGCCTGCCGCGGAATTAACCTCATTTACAGTATGAGGGTAAGGTTTGTTTCGCCACTTCAGTTGCTCCCCAATTAAAAGTCATGGTTTGTGTTGAATCAGGACGTTTTATTTTCTGTCCACTTAGATTTGAAATAGTTTTGAATATGTTGCTGATACTCCTTCAGTCAAATAACTGCCTTACATGTGGCCAGGATGTAGACCAGCATCTCAAACTGCTTGGGAAGGAACAAGAGAGGAAATAGTCCAGGCTCCAAGCAGGACCCCATTTAAACCTTTCCTCCCAGACACCCCACTGTAAGCTCTGAGGGGGAAGTTTTTCTTGGGCTCTGTATCTTAATCCTCCTTGCTTTCAAGAAATTCTGTACTGTATGTAGTTTAAATTCTCTTCCATTCCCTGCAGTACACAACATAAGCAATTGTAAGCAGTGTCCAAGGGGAGTGTGCAATGTTTCAATTCATAAAAATCCTTCTGTGTAAGGAGCCCTTCATGAAGGGATGGAAAAGCTATTTCACAGAGGTTTCTCCAGGACTGTAGATACTGGAACAGGATTCATCGAgatgaatatttaaatgttaacagaatcatgtatatttttgtttctccagAAAGACGAAGCCCAAATCCGCAGCTACTGACTTTTCCAGAGGCAGGAGCTGTGCTGTGGGCTTTCTTGCAGAAACCGCAAGAAGGTACGAGTATAGTGACCTCTTTCAGCTGCAGGACAGAGAAGCTCTGAGTGCTCTGGGGATTCTGCATTGAGCACAAcaaagttgcttttattttttttcagatttttaggaATAATTACGAGGtgctccccccgccccagaaATTCAGAGATGTTTATTATTTAAAGGGCAGGATATTTCTCATTAAAGTGAGTCCTGCCTGAGAATGTCAAAACATTTCCTTGATGAGGCTGGGGGATTTCATATTAATTCCACAGTCCAGAGCCCATTGTAGCCTTGATTTCTCTTAGAACTCTAGAACTGAAAACACTCCAAGTCCACCTTTGTTATTTCATAGAGGACAAAAGAGGTTTAAATAATCACAAATCCAATTACTCACTACTAAAGTCTGAACCACGTGAAATTGCTGAGAAGCAACCATGTTTCACTCGGGGGTGAACAGTCAGTGGAGCAGCAGAGCGTGCTAGAGCCATGACTACAACTCTCACATTCTGAGACTTCAGCTACTATTCTTACTACCTCTAGGTGATAAGTACTGAGGGTTTACTAGAATGCAGtgggtcaggcactgttctaagcacttgatATGAGTTAAGACATTTATTGATCCATATTAAATAGATTACCTCCCAGAGTCATCCTAGGAAGTAAGCGCCGTTACCATCCatagtttacagatgaggaaatagaggcacaGAAAGATGGAGTCACATGCCACTGTCACCTAGCAGGTACATACTAGGCAAGGATGGAGAAGGGGAGGTAACTTATTCTCTATATGAGAGTCAGTAAGATGGTCTGTGGAGTTTTACGCAAGAGACGACAGGATGAAGGATGATGAATCCGGTCTTTGCATATGGAGTAAGAACAAAAGCAGTGACAATAGCTACACCACGGGACCATCCACTGTGTGTCAGATAGTCGCGCTGATCATTATCACTCAGAGAACAGCCTTCCTGAGGTGTATACGCTTTCCTGTGGTCACGCCAACAGTCAGAAGGGATGTGGGGAGTTTAACTCAAGGCTGGGGGAATCTACCTCTTTCAGTCACACCATGCCACTGGTCAGACGGATTGTGCTGAAGAGGAAAGGCTGGAGAGGGAAGTCAGTGAGAGATGAAGGAAGTGACTCAGGAGGGAAGCGATGAGATCCAGGTAGTCAGGAGGAACGGAGGCTCAGCTCTGAGGCATgctgggaggaagaagagatggCATGGGGTAACTATTTGctaaaagtataaaacagaatccagagtcaagcacatttaaaattttttttagtattattttttaatggaagtactggggacggaacccaggacctcgtgcatactaagcatgcacttgATCACTGAACTatgtcctcccccaccccaaagtacatttttaaattattgtgggTGAGAGTTTAAAAtcatgatacacacacacacacacgaaacaaCAACTGTCAAAAAAcctgtcaaaaaataaaatggtgacACTGATAGAGAATGAAAATTTCTATGGATATCACAAAGGTTCAGTTGGAGGTACCAGAGACATTCCAGTGGATAAAGGTGTATACGTCACTGGTTCTGTGCTCTCCATATGCGGACTGGTTCCATCAGAGTTAACTGGAAAACTTGctgaaaatacacatttcttgGTCTTTggcccagagattctgattccatACTGCTTGACTGAGGCCCCAGAAGTTAGATCCTGAAGAAGTTTCCTCACATGACTCTGATGATGTCAGGTTTGGGAACAACGGGAAATTCAGAGCTGGTTAATAAAGGCtgaaagggaaaatggaaatCTCTCCCAGGCCGCAGATGCAGTGAGAGAAGGGCAGGTAATTGAGGATTTGCCTTGGAGAGTAACCAGAGATCAAGGGAAAGGGGGAAATCATATCAGTAAAGGTACCTTAAAAGGGGCAAGCAGAAACATAAGAGGAGAACTGGAATTGTGGAGTATCCCAGAAGTCGATGATGGGAagtttcaaaaaaggagtgattagAAGCATCAAACATAGCAGAGTGCTACGTAAGAGTACAAAATCCAAGGACAAGGAAGATTGTGTTGggtcggtgggggggggggtcattgAATCATGATCACTAAATCATGATCTGCAAGTCTGTccctcagcccctgcccagcGGTACGATTTGCTGCTGCCATGCTCATTCTGAAACCTTGTTTAGAaggaattttggaaaagaaaattaactgcAGAGTTAAGAGAAAGTGGATGTTAGCTGGCATGGCTCTCAGATCCTTTGCAAGGAACAGGTGAGAAATAGTTGAATCATGGGTAGAAGATGCTGCAGCCAAGGTGATCTTTTCTAAACTCAACGCTGGCACTTTTGCCGATTTTTGAAGTCACTGGGAAAACAGCACTGGTGGAGATGGGTTGATGGTGGCGTCTTACATTTGATTGCTGGGAAGATGTGCAGAGCTAGAAATGGATGGGAGCTGGAACGGAGAAGGGAGAGCTAATTTTAAAGAAGAACGGGATCTTTATTAGAAACTTTACGGAAAGATGTGACTATAGGTCCCCACTTCaagtcatttttggaaaataaacataaattttaaattattgaagtttCCAAAGTGGCCTGCCTCTGATGatgaaatga
It encodes:
- the SPX gene encoding spexin translates to MGNSSSAPQRFFERRNWTPQAMLYLKGAQGRRFISDHSRRKDLSDRPPPERRSPNPQLLTFPEAGAVLWAFLQKPQEAGEENFDQTRFLEDSLLKW